In Lampris incognitus isolate fLamInc1 chromosome 20, fLamInc1.hap2, whole genome shotgun sequence, one genomic interval encodes:
- the LOC130130501 gene encoding protein piccolo-like encodes MKRIVGESSPQGLGYETCSGSKYSRRQKYYGLVNQGATCYLNSVLQIFYMTTEFREAVERHCDENPRSSTIDRQLTKVFSSLKSEATDTRPITRKLGIDRVSVQRDAAEYFEKILRMASPEASKVFHGELRYITACSRCANSKEEVSAFWNLPIPLETSHVGDYSVMDGIDAFFCTTKLTGDNQMYCDSCDTKADATIECQIKTPPEALMLLLKRFDFNYDYMKYIKIDQRVAVSTTVQIPGDHIYELYTVVNHYGNLTGGHYTATIKPQHDDCWYEFNDSWVTQLDSQQFRTSLETSNSAYLLVYRKKKMHEADTTAQEEVNQEPSSEEPQTITEYYEGAHDTKVKDSQQEVNQEPSEELQTKSEYYEGAHDTKVKDSQEEVNREPSEEPQTKSEDYVAGHDTNVKETQEEVKQEPSSEEPQAKSEDYEGAHDTNVKDSQEEVNREPSVEPQTKSEDYVAGHDTKVKETQEEVKQEPSSEEPQAKSEDYEMGCDTNVKETQEEVNRELSEEPQTKSEDYVAGHDTNVKETQEEVKQEPSSEEPQAKSEDYEMGCDTNVKETQEEVKQKPSSEEPQAKSQHYEVGHDTNVKETQEEVKQEPSSEEPQAKSEDCEVGCDTNVKETQEEVKQKPSEDPQTKSQHYEVGHDTNVKETQEEVNQKPSSEETQAKSEDYEVGRDTNVKEGRREENVDNEETVYIETHKDINKTEDREPADAAKSLTPQPKHTSTTRDIFRATADKPGSPGGVEQSFTRQAEVGRDEKRAGMGVRVGNQGSLGGERREHVGRSDEMTARASCDVGGDKTVGTGVSKQKYLMIKIIEEEKRGDTVRTETIAESMPYLNRANATARREDNYGENVQEECGICDVSQSLAKLSLGETKGKANIGHHALRGAADKRQNAPQIDQMKEQHADMAAGSERVKRFEQESNHVGKDELGKDGARLRGGCGGQGEERRTEQRAEQKVSGAKRVYESVQSSTSDDPSLGPGVSGPAHGQTKKSKGFIRTPPKSSKSRSPMKEKSQKKKKLRGCFSCLDPSTKKDESD; translated from the exons ATGAAACGCATTGTTGGTGAGAGTTCTCCGCAGGGGCTCGGATATGAGACGTGCTCGG GATCCAAGTACAGCAGACGTCAGAAGTACTACGGCCTGGTAAACCAAGGCGCCACCTGTTACCTGAACAGCGTGCTGCAGATTTTCTACATGACCACCGAGTTCAGAGAGGCTGTGGAAAG GCACTGTGATGAAAATCCCCGCTCTTCGACTATTGATCGTCAGCTCACGAAAGTGTTTAGTAGCCTAAAATCGGAGGCAACTGACACACGGCCCATCACAAGGAAGCTGGGGATTGACAGAG tgtCCGTACAACGCGATGCTGCTGAGTATTTTGAGAAGATCCTAAGAATGGCCAGTCCTGAGGCGTCAAAG GTATTTCACGGAGAGTTACGCTACATCACAGCATGTTCCCGTTGTGCCAACTCCAAGGAGGAGGTCAGCGCATTTTGGAATCTCCCTATTCCATTGGAGACTTCTCACGTCGGAGACTATAGTGTG ATGGATGGCATTGATGCATTTTTCTGCACTACAAAACTAACTGGAGATAATCAGATGTACTGTGACTCGTGTGATACCAAAGCAGATGCAACTATT GAATGTCAGATAAAGACCCCTCCAGAAGCTCTGATGCTGTTGCTGAAGAGGTTTGATTTCAACTATGACTACATGAAATACATCAAAATCGACCAACGTGTGGCTGTATCTACCACAGTTCAGATACCaggg GACCACATATATGAACTGTACACGGTTGTGAATCACTATGGGAATCTGACGGGGGGACACTATACGGCGACAATCAAACCCCAACATGATGACTGTTGGTATGAGTTTAACGACAGCTGGGTCACACAG CTGGATTCACAGCAGTTCAGGACATCCTTGGAAAC ATCCAACAGTGCGTATCTTCTAGTTTACCGAAAAAAGAAAA TGCATGAAGCGGACACCACAGCTCAGGAGGAAGTAAACCAGGAACCTTCTTCTGAAGAGCCCCAAACCATAACTGAATATTATGAGGGGGCGCATGATACCAAGGTGAAGGACAGTCAGCAGGAAGTCAACCAGGAACCTTCTGAGGAGCTCCAAACCAAATCTGAATATTATGAGGGGGCGCATGATACCAAGGTGAAGGACAGTCAGGAGGAAGTCAACCGGGAACCTTCTGAGGAGCCCCAAACCAAATCTGAAGATTATGTGGCGGGGCACGATACCAATGTGAAGGAAACTCAGGAGGAAGTCAAACAGGAACCTTCTTCTGAAGAGCCCCAAGCCAAATCTGAAGATTATGAGGGGGCGCATGATACCAATGTGAAGGACAGTCAGGAGGAAGTCAACCGGGAACCTTCTGTGGAGCCCCAAACCAAATCTGAAGATTATGTGGCGGGGCACGATACCAAGGTGAAGGAAACTCAGGAGGAAGTCAAACAGGAACCTTCTTCTGAAGAGCCCCAAGCCAAATCTGAAGATTATGAGATGGGGTGTGACACCAATGTAAAGGAAACTCAGGAGGAAGTCAACCGGGAACTTTCTGAGGAGCCCCAAACCAAATCTGAAGATTATGTGGCGGGGCACGATACCAATGTGAAGGAAACTCAGGAGGAAGTCAAACAGGAACCTTCTTCTGAAGAGCCCCAAGCCAAATCTGAAGATTATGAGATGGGGTGTGACACCAATGTAAAGGAAACTCAGGAGGAAGTCAAACAGAAACCTTCTTCTGAAGAGCCCCAAGCCAAATCTCAACATTATGAGGTGGGGCATGACACCAATGTAAAGGAAACTCAGGAGGAAGTTAAACAGGAACCTTCTTCTGAAGAGCCCCAAGCCAAATCTGAAGATTGTGAGGTGGGGTGTGACACCAATGTAAAGGAAACTCAGGAGGAAGTCAAACAGAAACCTTCTGAAGATCCCCAAACCAAATCTCAACATTATGAGGTGGGGCATGACACCAATGTAAAGGAAACTCAGGAGGAAGTCAACCAGAAACCTTCTTCTGAAGAGACCCAAGCCAAATCTGAAGATTATGAGGTGGGGCGTGACACCAATGTAAAGGAAGGACGGAGGGAGGAGAATGTGGACAACGAAGAGACTGTTTATATAGAAACACATAAAGACATTAACAAGACAGAAGACAGAGAACCTGCTGATGCTGCCAAAAGTTTAACACCACAGCCCAAGCATACATCAACAACACGGGACATCTTCAGGGCTACCGCTGATAAACCCGGCAGCCCCGGAGGTGTTGAACAGAGCTTTACAAGACAAGCTGAAGTGGGCAGAGATGAGAAAAGAGCAGGAATGGGTGTCAGGGTGGGTAATCAGGGCAGTCTCGGAGGAGAAAGACGTGAACACGTGGGCAGAAGTGATGAGATGACAGCACGTGCGAGCTGTGACGTCGGGGGAGATAAGACAGTAGGCACAGGTGTTTCAAAGCAAAAATATTTAATGATTAAAATtatagaagaggaaaagagaggggaCACTGTAAGAACTGAAACGATAGCTGAGTCAATGCCTTACCTCAACCGAGCAAATGCGACCGCGAGACGAGAGGACAATTACGGGGAGAATGTGCAAGAAGAATGTGGAATATGTGATGTGTCACAGAGCCTGGCCAAGTTAAGTTTGGGAGAGACAAAGGGTAAAGCAAATATAGGACATCATGCCCTTCGAGGGGCAGCTGATAAGAGGCAAAACGCACCACAAATCGATCAGATGAAAGAGCAGCACGCTGACATGGCTGCAGGGTCTGAAAGGGTGAAAAGGTTCGAGCAAGAGAGTAACCACGTGGGCAAGGATGAGCTGGGGAAAGATGGCGCGAGGTTGAGAGGGGGCTGCGGAGGACAGGGGGAGGAACGCCGCACAGAGCAAAGGGCTGAACAAAAAGTAAGCGGTGCGAAACGTGTGTACGAGTCGGTTCAGTCAAGTACGAGCGATGATCCGAGCTTGGGCCCGGGCGTTTCAGGACCAGCACATGGACAAACGAAAAAGAGCAAGGGGTTTATTAGGACGCCCCCGAAGAGCTCGAAGAGCAGGAGTCCAATGAAAGAGAAGAgtcaaaagaagaaaaagttgcGTGGTTGTTTTTCATGTCTTGATCCCTCCACAAAAAAGGATGAGTCAGATTAA
- the si:ch211-212k18.13 gene encoding ubiquitin carboxyl-terminal hydrolase 47 isoform X3, whose amino-acid sequence MSDYFTGGRTRAARVAHADNARTAMFMKLLDRFPSSDYHGLKNQGATCYLNSVLQVLFMTENFREAVKGCQGQDFSTIDPQLERLFAELQRGTADPRPVTEKLGITNGDLYEQRDASEYFEKILSLTGHEASKIFKGKLRHTTTCSMCQKHTTLEEQFLTLPLSMGNSSHQTYSVENGFEAFFTPIKIVENNRIYCHQCDAKTDATIGCEMAHYPDVLTLLLKRFDYDEWSYVKLNHCVSVPERLQTESCTYELYAFVNHCGSLHGGHYTAEIKSYDTGKWYLFDDTNVKMVNLSHTRSGDTAISEDIGNRKWNRPGNPLYKNR is encoded by the exons ATGTCGGATTATTTCACGGGCGGCCGAACGCGCGCCGCGCGTGTTGCCCACGCCGATAAC GCAAGAACAGCGATGTTTATGAAATTACTCGATAGATTTCCCAGCTCAG ACTACCATGGCTTGAAAAACCAGGGGGCCACATGCTATCTGAACAGCGTGCTCCAGGTGCTCTTCATGACCGAGAACTTCCGAGAGGCCGTGAAAGG GTGCCAGGGTCAGGATTTTTCAACCATCGACCCGCAACTTGAGAGGCTGTTCGCTGAGTTACAGCGTGGAACAGCTGACCCGCGACCCGTCACTGAAAAGCTAGGGATCACAAATG GAGACCTGTATGAACAGCGTGATGCCTCTGAGTACTTTGAGAAGATTCTGAGTCTAACTGGCCATGAGGCCTCAAAG ATATTTAAAGGAAAGCTGAGACACACCACCACTTGCTCAATGTGTCAAAAACACACGACTTTAGAAGAGCAATTTTTGACTTTGCCACTCTCGATGGGAAATTCCTCTCACCAAACCTACAGTGTG GAGAATGGTTTTGAGGCATTTTTTACGCCAATAAAAATCGTTGAAAATAACAGAATCTACTGCCACCAGTGTGACGCAAAAACAGATGCAACCATC GGATGCGAGATGGCACATTATCCGGATGTTTTGACCTTACTGCTGAAGAGGTTCGACTACGACGAATGGAGCTATGTCAAACTGAACCATTGCGTGTCTGTCCCCGAAAGATTACAGACAGAG AGTTGCACGTATGAACTGTACGCATTTGTGAACCATTGTGGCAGTCTACATGGGGGACATTATACAGCCGAAATCAAATCATATGACACTGGAAAGTGGTATCTCTTTGATGACACCAATGTTAAAATG GTCAATCTATCACATACTAGGTCCGGAGATACAGCAATAAG TGAAGACATTGGAAATAGGAAGTGGAATCGACCAGGAAACCCACTTTACAAAAACAGATGA
- the si:ch211-212k18.13 gene encoding ubiquitin carboxyl-terminal hydrolase 47 isoform X2 encodes MSDYFTGGRTRAARVAHADNARTAMFMKLLDRFPSSDYHGLKNQGATCYLNSVLQVLFMTENFREAVKGCQGQDFSTIDPQLERLFAELQRGTADPRPVTEKLGITNGDLYEQRDASEYFEKILSLTGHEASKIFKGKLRHTTTCSMCQKHTTLEEQFLTLPLSMGNSSHQTYSVENGFEAFFTPIKIVENNRIYCHQCDAKTDATIGCEMAHYPDVLTLLLKRFDYDEWSYVKLNHCVSVPERLQTESCTYELYAFVNHCGSLHGGHYTAEIKSYDTGKWYLFDDTNVKMVNLSHTRSGDTAIRSYFAYLLMYKKDIGNRKWNRPGNPLYKNR; translated from the exons ATGTCGGATTATTTCACGGGCGGCCGAACGCGCGCCGCGCGTGTTGCCCACGCCGATAAC GCAAGAACAGCGATGTTTATGAAATTACTCGATAGATTTCCCAGCTCAG ACTACCATGGCTTGAAAAACCAGGGGGCCACATGCTATCTGAACAGCGTGCTCCAGGTGCTCTTCATGACCGAGAACTTCCGAGAGGCCGTGAAAGG GTGCCAGGGTCAGGATTTTTCAACCATCGACCCGCAACTTGAGAGGCTGTTCGCTGAGTTACAGCGTGGAACAGCTGACCCGCGACCCGTCACTGAAAAGCTAGGGATCACAAATG GAGACCTGTATGAACAGCGTGATGCCTCTGAGTACTTTGAGAAGATTCTGAGTCTAACTGGCCATGAGGCCTCAAAG ATATTTAAAGGAAAGCTGAGACACACCACCACTTGCTCAATGTGTCAAAAACACACGACTTTAGAAGAGCAATTTTTGACTTTGCCACTCTCGATGGGAAATTCCTCTCACCAAACCTACAGTGTG GAGAATGGTTTTGAGGCATTTTTTACGCCAATAAAAATCGTTGAAAATAACAGAATCTACTGCCACCAGTGTGACGCAAAAACAGATGCAACCATC GGATGCGAGATGGCACATTATCCGGATGTTTTGACCTTACTGCTGAAGAGGTTCGACTACGACGAATGGAGCTATGTCAAACTGAACCATTGCGTGTCTGTCCCCGAAAGATTACAGACAGAG AGTTGCACGTATGAACTGTACGCATTTGTGAACCATTGTGGCAGTCTACATGGGGGACATTATACAGCCGAAATCAAATCATATGACACTGGAAAGTGGTATCTCTTTGATGACACCAATGTTAAAATG GTCAATCTATCACATACTAGGTCCGGAGATACAGCAATAAG GTCTTATTTTGCTTATCTTCTCATGTACAAAAAAG ACATTGGAAATAGGAAGTGGAATCGACCAGGAAACCCACTTTACAAAAACAGATGA
- the si:ch211-212k18.13 gene encoding ubiquitin carboxyl-terminal hydrolase 47 isoform X1, giving the protein MSDYFTGGRTRAARVAHADNARTAMFMKLLDRFPSSDYHGLKNQGATCYLNSVLQVLFMTENFREAVKGCQGQDFSTIDPQLERLFAELQRGTADPRPVTEKLGITNGDLYEQRDASEYFEKILSLTGHEASKIFKGKLRHTTTCSMCQKHTTLEEQFLTLPLSMGNSSHQTYSVENGFEAFFTPIKIVENNRIYCHQCDAKTDATIGCEMAHYPDVLTLLLKRFDYDEWSYVKLNHCVSVPERLQTESCTYELYAFVNHCGSLHGGHYTAEIKSYDTGKWYLFDDTNVKMVNLSHTRSGDTAIRSYFAYLLMYKKVKTLEIGSGIDQETHFTKTDDAVEREEVRTRGDKSNEMGVDVELEKGHRGENMERQNKPKLSQAGCQEELTNRDIVKVHDGNGEGRGSSLKRQMPTVSTRHHDNDVIQRIMETTITNMDNDVKMSNKHPVPLGTRFQLMNINDQDDSKSKRQWYDNKLKETDCHSVELQHYPQKNQVKLSQTPSTASEQWNGRIKNTGKAYRTPTSQNDSTITVTNHSKPVRDSEMKNDCDGTAEQGLQVGQSQHGGISELTILSEDQDAHCPSAKIHTRRRNSASVRGKNNGKSYEAEKSLPWR; this is encoded by the exons ATGTCGGATTATTTCACGGGCGGCCGAACGCGCGCCGCGCGTGTTGCCCACGCCGATAAC GCAAGAACAGCGATGTTTATGAAATTACTCGATAGATTTCCCAGCTCAG ACTACCATGGCTTGAAAAACCAGGGGGCCACATGCTATCTGAACAGCGTGCTCCAGGTGCTCTTCATGACCGAGAACTTCCGAGAGGCCGTGAAAGG GTGCCAGGGTCAGGATTTTTCAACCATCGACCCGCAACTTGAGAGGCTGTTCGCTGAGTTACAGCGTGGAACAGCTGACCCGCGACCCGTCACTGAAAAGCTAGGGATCACAAATG GAGACCTGTATGAACAGCGTGATGCCTCTGAGTACTTTGAGAAGATTCTGAGTCTAACTGGCCATGAGGCCTCAAAG ATATTTAAAGGAAAGCTGAGACACACCACCACTTGCTCAATGTGTCAAAAACACACGACTTTAGAAGAGCAATTTTTGACTTTGCCACTCTCGATGGGAAATTCCTCTCACCAAACCTACAGTGTG GAGAATGGTTTTGAGGCATTTTTTACGCCAATAAAAATCGTTGAAAATAACAGAATCTACTGCCACCAGTGTGACGCAAAAACAGATGCAACCATC GGATGCGAGATGGCACATTATCCGGATGTTTTGACCTTACTGCTGAAGAGGTTCGACTACGACGAATGGAGCTATGTCAAACTGAACCATTGCGTGTCTGTCCCCGAAAGATTACAGACAGAG AGTTGCACGTATGAACTGTACGCATTTGTGAACCATTGTGGCAGTCTACATGGGGGACATTATACAGCCGAAATCAAATCATATGACACTGGAAAGTGGTATCTCTTTGATGACACCAATGTTAAAATG GTCAATCTATCACATACTAGGTCCGGAGATACAGCAATAAG GTCTTATTTTGCTTATCTTCTCATGTACAAAAAAG TGAAGACATTGGAAATAGGAAGTGGAATCGACCAGGAAACCCACTTTACAAAAACAGATGACGCAGTGGAAAGGGAAGAAGTCAGGACAAGAGGGGACAAATCAAACGAGATGGGCGTCGATGTGGAGCTGGAGAAAGGGCACAGGGGAGAAAATATGGAGCGACAGAATAAACCAAAACTGAGCCAAGCTGGATGCCAAGAGGAACTAACTAATCGAGATATTGTCAAGGTACATGATGGCAACGGAGAAGGAAGAGGATCAAGTTTAAAAAGACAAATGCCAACCGTCTCAACAAGACATCACGATAATGACGTTATCCAAAGAATAATGGAAACAACTATTACAAATATGGACAATGACGTAAAAATGTCAAATAAACATCCTGTCCCGCTAGGAACACGTTTTCAGCTAATGAACATCAACGATCAAGATGATAGCAAATCAAAGAGACAGTGGTACGATAATAAACTAAAGGAGACCGATTGTCATTCTGTGGAGCTACAACATTATCCTCAGAAGAATCAAGTAAAACTAAGCCAGACTCCCTCCACGGCTTCAGAACAATGGAATGGCAGGATTAAAAATACGGGAAAGGCTTATAGGACACCGACGAGTCAAAATGACAGCACCATTACAGTAACAAATCATAGCAAACCTGTCAGGGATAGCGAAATGAAAAACGATTGTGACGGTACAGCCGAACAAGGACTTCAAGTCGGACAAAGTCAACATGGAGGAATATCAGAGCTCACCATTCTATCAGAGGACCAAGATGCACACTGTCCGTCTGCAAAAATACACACCCGACGGAGAAACTCTGCAAGTGTGAGGGGAAAGAACAATGGGAAAAGTTACGAGGCTGAGAAAAGCCTGCCGTGGAGATGA